A part of Streptomyces sp. NBC_01451 genomic DNA contains:
- a CDS encoding HAMP domain-containing sensor histidine kinase — protein sequence MIRETPPPHRGAPAPPARPALGLGPLGRRLFAAFAVVALASVALLTAAALVGADRGISSAHQADRRRTAARVAVAAADAYRAAGGWSAADLSAARSVAAAAGAVLTVRNADDEMMSGGSGTMDDHGMSGSGHGHQGQGTGSGPGATAPVVVDGDTVGSVHLVFSAGSGSAGLSVAWGWVAAAAVGAVALALAVSWFVTRRLTAPLVRVAATARALATGDRTARTRIDAPGELGELARAFDAMADDVGHSEQARHRLAADVAHELRTPLASLRAGLEELRDGYAEPSARRLASLHDQALRLGRVIDDLGELAEAESARLSLHLAEVDLTALAGAAVAEHEAELRTAGLTVRIVPGPAPLLVHADADRLHQALGNLLSNAARHCRPGDTVTVTTSATPAEALVEVADTGPGIPADELPYVFERLWRGAGARTRGGSGIGLAVVKELVDAHGGTVSADSGPKGGTRMTLRLPRTESRGQRHGSGLGAEPRVARQANTPRGI from the coding sequence GTGATCCGTGAGACTCCCCCGCCGCACCGTGGCGCACCGGCCCCACCCGCTCGGCCGGCCCTCGGGCTCGGCCCGCTGGGGCGACGGCTGTTCGCCGCGTTCGCCGTGGTCGCGCTGGCATCCGTCGCCCTGCTGACGGCCGCGGCGCTCGTCGGTGCCGACCGCGGGATCAGCAGCGCCCACCAGGCGGATCGTCGGCGCACCGCCGCCCGGGTGGCTGTGGCCGCCGCCGACGCGTACCGGGCCGCGGGCGGCTGGTCGGCGGCCGATCTCTCGGCCGCGCGCTCCGTCGCCGCCGCTGCCGGGGCGGTACTCACCGTACGGAACGCGGACGACGAGATGATGTCCGGCGGCTCCGGAACCATGGACGACCACGGCATGTCCGGATCGGGTCACGGGCATCAGGGACAGGGCACAGGTTCCGGCCCGGGCGCGACCGCGCCCGTGGTGGTCGACGGCGACACCGTCGGCTCCGTGCACCTGGTCTTCTCGGCCGGTTCCGGGTCGGCGGGCCTGTCCGTCGCCTGGGGCTGGGTGGCCGCGGCCGCCGTCGGTGCCGTCGCCCTGGCCCTGGCCGTGAGCTGGTTCGTCACCCGACGCCTGACCGCTCCCCTGGTGCGGGTCGCCGCCACCGCCCGTGCGCTGGCCACCGGGGACCGCACCGCGCGGACCCGCATCGACGCACCCGGCGAGCTCGGCGAGCTCGCCCGCGCCTTCGACGCCATGGCGGACGACGTCGGCCACTCCGAGCAGGCCCGCCATCGGCTCGCCGCGGACGTCGCCCACGAACTGCGTACGCCTCTGGCCTCGTTGCGGGCGGGGCTGGAGGAACTGCGGGACGGCTACGCCGAACCCTCGGCTCGGCGCCTGGCCTCCCTGCACGACCAGGCACTGCGGCTGGGCCGCGTCATCGACGACCTCGGGGAACTGGCGGAGGCCGAGTCGGCCCGGCTCTCGCTGCACCTGGCCGAGGTGGATCTGACCGCCCTGGCCGGCGCCGCCGTGGCCGAGCACGAGGCCGAGCTGCGCACGGCGGGGCTGACCGTACGTATCGTCCCGGGCCCCGCCCCGCTGCTGGTCCACGCGGACGCGGACCGGCTGCACCAGGCCCTCGGCAACCTGTTGAGCAACGCCGCCCGCCACTGCCGCCCCGGCGACACCGTCACCGTCACCACGTCCGCCACGCCCGCCGAGGCTCTGGTCGAGGTGGCCGACACCGGTCCGGGTATCCCGGCCGACGAGCTGCCGTACGTCTTCGAGCGTCTGTGGCGCGGAGCCGGCGCGCGCACCCGGGGTGGCAGCGGAATCGGCCTCGCCGTCGTCAAAGAGCTGGTCGACGCCCACGGCGGAACGGTCTCCGCCGACTCAGGACCGAAGGGCGGGACGCGGATGACCCTCCGGCTGCCCAGGACGGAGTCACGGGGGCAACGGCACGGTTCCGGCCTCGGCGCCGAGCCTCGGGTTGCCCGACAGGCAAATACCCCCAGGGGTATTTGA